From the Garra rufa chromosome 23, GarRuf1.0, whole genome shotgun sequence genome, the window gtaatatttcagcactaccaaagcgccccctcgtgacagaatgAATCTGCACGTCCAGATTTTCAGatgtttttggtcagattattacaaatctgaaatgtttttttatgcagcaaacacagagttgtaactGTGAaaaaagttaatgtgctttctaaaaatctaaacaattaggacagttatatttatgttttaaataaatataatacattatatacttAATTTATTCTTATAATGTTATAACgactgaaatgccattgtatacgtttttttttttttttttttagaaaaacctgTATCTAAACggtaaatcatgtaattttatggtttaatatgttaccgtacatcgtccaaccacactcatacttttcattttacttgtgcagctcttaaaaagggtcataaattgtcTTGCAGATACACtataaatactgaaataaaattaattccttgatatttgtgtacTGAAAATATTTTGATTGACATTTTGATTCCTatctaattttctaaaaaaaaaataataatttttgtttctttatttgaaAAGTGCTGAAGCAGTTTGTTTGCTGTTTCAATTTATAGGAATAATCAGCCCGTTAATCAgtttaaatggaaatatattattgttaataagctGCTGAGTCTGAGTTTTATTCATTTGATagtttatttcacatttcttgtttgtaaagggtaaatacaaataaaaagtgaaccttatttttgtattgtttttattaaacattttttatataattttaataggagGAGCCTTGATGTATTATAGACTTTGCAAATTCAGTTTAGAGACATTTGTAGGTACAGACATCCATTGTGTGTGTGTCATCTGCAGTtttttcctgaggcttttaaataTTGTCCATATCGATATCGAAATTATATCGTATCGaccgaaattaagaaatatatcgtgatataaatttttgccatatcgtccaGCCCCAATATACATTTGGGAGGTATCATATTATTCTACTCACCCTGTGACATCGACAAGTGGGGGTGTGTTTGCAACTTCACAAATCTTATCTGTgaacaaacagcttgtaacactccaaaggaaaccgcatcatatgacccctttaatttatctttatttttgatATCCCACACACCAGCTCTACCAAATCTGCTTCTGGCGCCACCATCTGTAGGACTTATTGGCACTGCTCTCAAATGTTAGTTTCTTCATGTTTCTCAGCTTACAACAAGTCACTGAAAATGaaccatttttacttttatttcagagttgattcaagaaaaagaggaaaatgaagaatcaagtcaagttgaggagaaaaatcatttcaaaactggagaaaaaccttcaAGTTGCTCTCAAGCCAAACagaaaaatgtaaagaaaaaaagagaagagaaatgttcctgcactcagtgtggaaagagtttcactagaAAAACAAGTCTTGAgcgtcacatgaaaattcatactggagagaaaccattcactTGTGCTTATTGTTGGAAGAGTTTTACACACTCATCAAGccttaaggagcacatgaacatccacactagagagaagcagcacacatgtgatcaatgtggtaaaGTGTATTTAGCGGCTTCAGGTCTGAGGAAACACTTGAAAATTCATACAAAGGTGAAGTCATTTGTGTGGTAAGGGTTTTCGGCATCTACAAAGTGTGCAATTATATGAGAATCTACATACTGGTGTGAGAGAATGCATGTGTTCAAGTGTGAAAAGATTTCACACAcagatatatattatatatttatattaactacactaaggggaccaacaaaataaaatatcaccttatttgtatttgtatctAATTATTTCAATATTGAGGCACTATGGAGCTGTATGttaaaatagaagcttaataataatagtaagaccaaaaatgcaataaaaaaactaataagttGTATTAATTaatctgtgtgtgttttaatCTAATAATAAGTCAGGagtcagaggtaaaaaaaaagagCTTTATTGACAAGGAATTTTTGGGTCGCAAGCTTACATTTTAAAGAAACAACAGCAGCACACAGACAATCAAAAATAAGATGAGAAAAATCTCTCCAAGACTTGTTGTTTACttgtttttactgttttgtttttaaaataaacttcaCTTGAGTTCTCAACCTTGGCTTGTCATCAGttgatttttttgtttctttttatgtGTAGGACATTAAGTCTgtattgaacttttttttttcatttgaacttTTAATGTTACAGCTAGATGAGTAAGAGTTGATCTCctaaattttaatacatttataataattaaataataaatatataagctTGAGTTTAAACTTTAAAAAGACAACACCTTttaattttgaatttaatttctgttctgagaaattaaattatattttataaatatatatttaaccacCAGCCAAATAAATCACAAAGctgttaaatataagttttataAAAGAccacatttttaataattatatatatatacatggcaAACTTCTTAGAGGGACAAGCAGCGAGCAATAACAGGTCTGTTTTATGATGCCCTTAGATGTCAGGGGCTGCACGCGCGCCACAATGGgcggcgatatatatatatatatatattttttttttaataaaataatcattGACCCAAGTAAAATAACCAGCAATCTGGCGGCGTGAATAAATAATTGTGCATTCAACAAATCATTATAtgacaaatatttattaaaacaaaagtattttaaaacaaaataaactgtCAACTATATACATTTCAAAAAatggaaaactttttttaattataaaaaaaaattaattttcctcATCCTCGTCCTCATCCTCGTCATCTGCGAAATACTGTAGAGATggacaaaaatacattaaaacaccgCAAATACACTACTATAGTTATAGAGGCTCTGTATATATTACATTTTCCTCATGCTCTTCCAGTGGCGGAGCAGGACGAACTTCTGGGGATGGAGGCGGTGGGGGAGGAGGAGGTGGAATGAAATTTGGGGGTCCTTCCTCCTCCCCAGATGAGCTGAGTTCTGTGTCCTTCAAAAACACAAAAGCTGTCAAACCAGACATCATTGAATTATCACCGTCTGAAAATGTTGTTATAacttaattacaaatgtaaacaCACAGTGCGACTTATTATTTCTGTAGTtgcctgaaaaaaaaagaataaggaAAAAAATATTCATTATATTTACATAATGAAGAATTGTAATTTCTATTAGTACTTACACTACTGGCCCCATTGTCCTCCCAGCCACTATCTCCAGGGCtgctcattttattttttttcttcttctgcctAAATAAAGTAATTGGGTCAGTTTTACTGAAGAATCCAACGTGATGAAATTTAGCCAGAATCTACTATCAGCCAAATTAAACATATGACTACACTGATGCTTTTAATACCAATAGAAATTAAAATAGTGATATTGTTGTATCTATTAACGGTTGTATCATTGAtgaatattaagaaatattttaattaagaaattaaatgTCAAATTCAGGTATTTTGGTGCTTGACCGAGGCCTTAAAACCTACATAAATGTCATGTAGCCTATATAAAGAGgtttctgtcaaattaaagcttattattgctaTGAAGAATTTGTGACTTTTGGTTAAATAAACGCATGTGTTGAAATTTAACTgtcaaatttattattttaagcttATTATTGCTATGAAAATTTTTGGGGCTATTAATAAGCATTtgatatcaatagaaagcttagaTTCTCTCCTTTAAAATGAGCCTAGGGATATGGTTATAGCTTGTTCATAAATGAAGAAATTAAATGTCAAATTCAGGGGTTTTTTTTGGTGCTTGACCGAGGCCTTAAACCTACTTAAATTTAATGTAGCANNNNNNNNNNNNNNNNNNNNNNNNNNNNNNNNNNNNNNNNNNNNNNNNNNNNNNNNNNNNNNNNNNNNNNNNNNNNNNNNNNNNNNNNNNNNNNNNNNNNNNNNNNNNNNNNNNNNNNNNNNNNNNNNNNNNNNNNNNNNNNNNNNNNNNNNNNNNNNNNNNNNNNNNNNNNNNNNNNNNNNNNNNNNNNNNNNNNNNNNNNNNNNNNNNNNNNNNNNNNNNNNNNNNNNNNNNNNNNNNNNNNNNNNNNNNNNNNNNNNNNNNNNNNNNNNNNNNNNNNNNNNNNNNNNNNNNNNNNNNNNNNNNNNNNNNNNNNNNNNNNNNNNNNNNNNNNNNNNNNNNNNNNNNNNNNNNNNNNNNNNNNNNNNNNNNNNNNNNNNNNNNNNNNNNNNNNNNNNNNNNNNNNNNNNNNNNNNNNNNNNNNNNNNNNNNNNNNNNNNNNNNNNNNNNNNNNNNNNNNNNNNNNNNNNNNNNNNNNNNNNNNNNNNNNNNNNNNNNNNaaacaaacaaaccaaactatagataaatagataaatatgtATTCAAACTATAAGaatttagagtaaataattgtgttttgttaatttttattacaataaaatcatcattttacccaagttgagcctatataaagaggtttctgtcaaattaaagcttattattgctaTGAAGAATTTGTGACTTTTGGTTAAAGGTATATGGTTGTAGCTTGTTCATAAATGAAGAAATTAAATGCCAAATTCAGGTATTTTGGTGCTTGACCGAGGCCTTAAAACCTATGTAAATGTCATGTTGCAAATTGATTGTCATTCAGGCAATTTTGGGCCTATTACTAAGCATTtgatatcaatagaaagcttagaTTCTCTCCTTTAAAATGAGCCTAGGGATATGGTTGTAGCTTGTTCATTAATGAAGAAATTTAAGGTCAAATTCAGGTATTTTTTTTGGTGCTTGACCGAGGCCTTAAAACCTATGTAAATGTCATGTTGCAAATTGATTGTCATTCAGGCAATTTTGGGGCTATTAATAATCATTTGATATCAATAGAAATGGGGTAGCATGgggttgtaaataaaatacaaataatctaaaaaacgatttttttgaatcttctcacattgtttcttcttctgctagtcaagtcagtcattgatggggccattagggagggctcttttgtctctcaggtgtgaattgctaaatattcatgggccattgccacacctatgaataatccctttcgatcacaaaacatgttttataaaatttacatcaatatattgttttctctgaacgagtgaacaagatgattttcacatcatttggttgaaaaaattctagcctacgacatccaattgtCAAAAGTCTTGAGAACAAATGTTTTGTAtgtttcatgaccttatttcagtgacttcaaaactttagtttttcactaaccacgcataaacgtagttttctcaaaaacacaaccatgtacattcatgttgcttgcatattattgtagcccaatatgtgctgattacaatgtaatcagactttagccattaatatgtttttaagatactgaaaaaagcacaaatgtaaaggcatgtcaaaacttatTGAGGggcccaaaacaccctcagaccccagagggttaaataggctattaaacaaacattcgttgcaaaaattcctaacaacctcgacagcgCATCACAATTACTGGctgagttctctttctcttccccattgcacagctgctgtttttaatagcaaagtaattacatttattttcgtttctttagtttataaagttaatttagaaatatatttggaacacgttttatttgtgaaattcaagttttagttttttaaagtaacgacaaagCGGCCGGCGGCAGATAGATCAGTTTAGCCTTGTCAAATCATCAcgatctaaattaaaattaaaaattacattaaaatccttagatataaaaaaaaacttaaagcatatatcacaatattagtttaatcgtttaacctagataaatgtgtactaataggcacatatccaatcgtttgtgcagagagtgaaagctttgcaggacatggaggcacCAGCGCCATGTGAAACTTCATATTTGCTCAgaaatgtaagagtaataaattgactttaaattattacttcactactataaaacggaataattcaaatcgaaaacaaaactcttttattagctataggcctaatccataaagatgcatttagaatTGAATAGCGCgtgagcagatggcgagtcaggatcgtcaacttcatctttgcaacactgactcagaaaatactagtttattaataaataatttgaatatctccttacttttcctcgccacattcatggtaagtactttagctggggctttgttGCGCTCGCTGCTGTcggcgggacactaaacaccgccacggcagaataaatagcagaaacactgtattttatgcttgttagtttgtttttcttcagatatttgtcttttctctttattacgacagGTTAACTGTTGTAAATtattttcatagcattcagaatgtggaatagtgtgatttaaaaataaataaataattggacatttttaagccaactaatcgattaatcaaaaaattaatcggccaactaatcgattatcaaaataatcgttagttgcagccctagtgttCATTAGACTTGACATGAACCAAGGATTCagaggaaatttttttttttactttgtggcTCCTGATAAACAGAGCATCGCAACGCTTGGGCCCTAAATACTGAGGAAGATCATTTTTCACTATGCATGCAACTTTTAATGCCATGACTTTAGGAATTTAAGATTTTAGGCCTGATATAGGACCTATTTATAGCCTTATATTGTGCACTTTCATTTCTTACCTGTTCATTTTGTGCAGTTATATTTAAAGCCTTTTCAGTCAATTTGCGGGCCTGAAAAGCCTGGTCCAGACTATGTTGAGCTTCGTAAAAAGCCTCTGCTGTTTCCTGACGGTGGCACATATGCCGGCGCACAGTTAACATCTCTCTTTCGACTAACTGTCTGCCGACCTaggaaaaataataatgatgacaTTAAAATGGTCATAAAATAGAGAATCAAAATGCTCTTGATATTTACACACAAGAGGTTATTGTACATTGAGTTTCAAAACTCAAAACTAACACCCcagtataaaatattaattatacttTTCTACCCTTCTGAAATGCCAGGATTTGAAATTGGGAGAATCATGATGTTACAATTCTCCTCCAACACTCCGCTTAACTCTTTCAccaccagtgttttttttttttctccagcatTTTCGTTCATTTTTATCAAAATTTCATGGCCCCCAGAATAATTTGTTGTATGGATATCTGCACAAACaacatttcaaaataaagatcAGAGTTTCTGCTTTAAAAAAGTtcttctagcttcatgcatttccTTTTTATTCAAAAATTGAAGTGggtcataaaaaaaacattttgaacaaaaagctgagaaaataaaaattacatactGATCAGATACTGAATGATAATCAAAActaataatattactaatattacaagatttagaaatgcacatttgacagtAGCAGAGTTATTGTTTCTGTGATTATTTGTGAAAATAATAATAGCCTCATCTTTCATACATTTGTAGATCATGATAGCCATACAGCACCTCACTAccatggtaaaaaataaaaaaaaatagcctaAGTAGCCTAACTATTGATACATTCATGTCTGTTCtggtcattggtttctcccgttGTCTCCCCCCGTCTATCCGTCTACCTTGGTTCAGCCctcgtcagtgtgattccctgcacctgtctttgtaattagcacaccctttataagtctgtctctgtcaTGAGTTCCCTGTCGATCTTCACTTATGTTACGTTGTTCATCATGTGTGGATTATTCTCTGTGTTCCTACCTGTACTTCTGaagattaaattaaatacatagtTGTTATTGTATCTCGTCTcacgtctcgtccgtccagcacgctaACTTGTTACAACTATATGGTTTCTATAAAATTTGCTATGAAAAACAGTATCCTGAAGACATTCAGTATAAGTACACATGCAAAACAACTGTAATGACTAACAAAAATACTGAGATTATATTCcattactttaaaatatttagcACACTATTCATATAATAAAATTCTCTGTTAATATTCTACTTTTCTGCCACAATGCCATGGTTACTCTTAATGTTAccacagtaaaaccatggtaaatgttggtgATTCGTAGAATAAAATGCCTTCTAACTGGACTACTGTCAATTGCACTTTTgtttaattgtacattttattGAATTGCCTTATTTTGGCATTCTAAGCATATGATTTAATATaaatttgaatataaaattattagtggaattttatacatctttatttgaccTCAAAGTAGAGACCTTCactcccgcgggacccaacgaaACAGAGTGCAGTGCgagacaaaacttgatgggcgagtgcgggCACAGGTGGGAAGAGACTGAGGTGTGTGCGGAATGCAagataataaaatgatttgcggGACTCCCACAAAATAgaaatacataaacataaaacaCAAAAGCAACACGAACAATTACTTTAACTTAGGTTTAAGGGAGTGCTGTTCGCTCACATTCTGACATGCGTGCATGCATGCACCAGCTGATATTTGCTTAATGGAATAAGAACTatgtactgaaaaaaaatctatataggttACTTCACTGCAGGCTTTTGCAGCTGAGAGAGGGACAAAACATGAAACTGACGGGCGGGTGTAGGGCAAGCTAACATATATTTCCGTGGAAGTGGGCGGGCACATGACAGAATCTTGTGGGAGCgggactggaaaaaaaaaaatcccacacaGGTCTCTACCTCAAAGCATATCAGCTCCTGTGCCCCCCTAATGAAAACCCCAtatctcagaaaatttgaatattacttaagaccaatactaagaaaggatttttagaaatcttggccaactgaaaagtatgaacatgaaaagtatgagcatgtacagcactcaatacttagttgagCTCCTTTGAATTACTGCAGCGatgcagcgtggcatggaggcaatcagtcTGATTAGTTGTCAGTCAGTTtgattagttgtcagttataatcatcaaaattaataGAAATAAACACACTTGAAATATACAAGTCTATGTGGAATGAATGCATGCATTATACAAGTtgcacttcttgaatggaatatatatatatatataccacgaCCTGACAAAGGTCGAACTTCCTCAATCGTGGTTTCACGGGTCGACGTAAGAAAAAGCTCACCGTGGTATTCTCTTGTgctcaaattcttaaatttaccCAACAAAACAACTCCAACTTGCGATTCCCACAGTTGTATCAGGATTTTCCTGCTGACATCCTTCATAATGACACTTTGTGTCTCCACTTGTCAACCCTGAAGTTCCACATTGTTGGTGCCAGCCCTCAAATGGACAATCCGCCCAGTGACCTCACCAacctaataaaatataaaaatatacacttATACACCTATCTTGgtgacattttttaaaattttctccACCATCCGCTTGGACTTGGATGGAGGCTCCCAGTAGGAAAAGGTGACAGTCTGTCTCCCGTATAAGATATCAACACCTTGACCTGAACGGCCTAAGAAAATGACataaaactagggctgtcaaatgattaaaatttttaatcagattaatcagacttttcagtggattaatcatgattaatcactatttgcaacgacacctgaatcctaacaattttttttgtctgaaatgcataccaaaatataaataacaggacacagatacataattttcatatCTTCATATTATGTCAGGGCCCGCATCgagcctgttttaggctactccttattttttatattttagacatccatcaattatgtcgcgctggtggaaacaacacgagactttcgcttttactttcgacaacggataacggctcggatggcgcaactggaagagatccacgttcaatcgcacgcagtaggctgaaacttgccacaaaataccggcaaaaataaataataaatgtgtcggggaaagagtaaggacatatctgaattatttattaataaagtgtattcaatgtgagtcaatgtgagtcaatgtcgcaaagatcctgaaatctaatttttggacgcgccttgagagagaaatgtatcgttaaggattacatattaaacaagtttttgttttcgatttgttttatttcgttaagtaataatttaaagctttctatagatatgtttatcatgtctgtgaggcatgcatttagctttatttttgttaagcactcctgttcaagaacgagacgacagaaagcgcatcatttttgttttctttattttataacacTGCAACGgtttttggtgtattactttttcctttgtgagcaaaaatgacggataatttgaaattgcttctactgaaaaaatgcaaatgattgagctggtgcctcgatgacctgcaaagcggctttacgTATCTTCCACTCTtcactctgtcactgtgtcagtcaccgctctttcgagaatgaacgtaATTATACGATgtgcagatgtaattcccaaaacataagaaaaacgaaagtttcatacaaattctgattggattatggcatggaaagtgcaaagcgcgctccctttattatcactaaaagcgtcacaaatctagttcatatagagatctcacaacgttccgttataatcaataaagctttctaaactacacaatgaatcttttatttacatcgcatctacacttagtcaggagatgaacaactttggattgtttgtcagatcttcaattgctttgctttcgtttgagggtaggctatatagcaccgtctaccccagtagaaccgggcctaagcttggctataaccactccagttgcagaggggctgtcgcccaggcttgtacttgttaactgtaccatcatcattctttttatatttgaatccgtccataggctcaccttgctccatctcgcctctagctccccaatcctgacaaataattcgtcacactgcgcatgcgttaaatgcgttaaaaaatttgacgtaattaacaacaacaaaataattaacgccgttaacgcgttaagTTTGACAGCCCTACATAAAACAGATCGTTAAAAACGTATAGCTGAATAAACACATACAAAACTTGACAACATTCAAGAAAATACTTACTAGGTTCTTTAGAAATTCCAGACAAACGAACTGCGGTCCTGCAGTTTTGCGCTTGCAGAAATGTGTTCCGTTTGTCCGCAGAGAAGACTGCAACATCACAAAAATCCTCCCTACTGATTTGAATGACCGCATTAAAATACCTGCTTTTTTTTAATGCTGATGTTTTGACAACTGAAACATTGTGAATGAATCCAGTTACACTACTTGGTTCCTCTACTTTAACTTTCTTGGCCTCAGATGCCATGATGTTCTTCTTCCAATTTCCAGTTTTGACAATCTCTGCCTTCTCAACACTTCTATACCCCATTACCATTTCAACTCAAGACCTGACAGACCAATTAGCATGACAGACAGACATCAACACCTGACCAGTTCAAAAAGAGGTCAAAAGCTTACATTAATttcaaatacaaaacaacaattaaatACTTACCTAAACAACCTACActgaatattaattataattactaCTATCACTAGTAGTAGTCGTACTAGTAGTAGTAGAAAAAGTAATAACCTACTATATTGCTTATATTGCTACTATATTGGTTTTATTTCATAAACACATTACTGCATAACCtattttcaaatacacaaacactgacttattaatttatatatacactatatactaTTCATACAATTTTTATACTGAAATGTATTATTCACATACATGAATTACTAAA encodes:
- the LOC141299874 gene encoding uncharacterized protein, with product MFIKVESEENTSELETWRIKQEPEPLRIKQEPEPLRIKHEEPEPLRIKQEEPEPLRIKQEEPDPLRIKQEEPDPLRIKQEEHGELIQEKEENEESSQVEEKNHFKTGEKPSSCSQAKQKNVKKKREEKCSCTQCGKSFTRKTSLERHMKIHTGEKPFTCAYCWKSFTHSSSLKEHMNIHTREKQHTCDQCGKVYLAASGLRKHLKIHTKVKSFVW